In Fibrobacter sp. UWR3, a genomic segment contains:
- the glmM gene encoding phosphoglucosamine mutase: MSKLMRSISGIRGIVGDTLTPQVLKSHVRAFLEITKAKRVVIGRDSRPTGDAIVQFVAGICRLSGVDVVDVGLSTTPSVELLTVHFKADAGIIITASHNPLEWNALKFLNSKGLFLGPDDVKKLFELADADNFSYPDYRTMGKYEVAPDADGIHIDGTLKIPFVDVEAIRAKKFKVAVDAVNGAGSYIVPRLLEQLGCEVVRVHCEPDGTFPRGAEPIPENLGDLRDAVKKNGCALGFAVDPDADRCALVDGLGQSIGEEYTLAIATEEVLSQKKGSVCVNLSTSRMNEDVATKYGCEFSRAKVGEINVSLQMIENGCIIGGEGNGGVILPALHYGRDSLVAAALVLSWMAHHDGGPEKFVAENPAYVMPKKKFELGDKKVADILPKVKAEFAGWKSDERDGLWLGSEKSWVHVRASNTEPVIRVIAEAPTAAEAEALCAKVEKLI, translated from the coding sequence ATGTCTAAACTGATGCGTTCTATTTCGGGTATCCGCGGGATTGTCGGCGATACCCTCACCCCGCAGGTCTTGAAGAGCCACGTGCGCGCCTTCCTCGAGATTACGAAGGCGAAGCGTGTGGTCATCGGGCGTGACAGCCGCCCCACCGGCGATGCCATCGTGCAGTTTGTCGCGGGCATATGCCGTCTTTCCGGCGTGGACGTGGTGGATGTCGGCCTTTCGACGACGCCCTCGGTGGAACTCTTGACGGTGCACTTCAAGGCGGATGCGGGCATCATCATTACCGCGAGCCACAACCCGCTCGAATGGAACGCGCTCAAGTTCCTCAACAGCAAGGGGCTCTTCCTCGGGCCCGATGATGTGAAGAAGCTTTTCGAACTCGCCGATGCGGACAACTTCAGCTACCCCGACTACCGCACGATGGGCAAGTATGAGGTGGCGCCCGATGCCGACGGCATCCACATCGACGGGACGCTCAAGATTCCGTTCGTGGACGTGGAGGCGATTCGCGCGAAGAAGTTCAAGGTGGCCGTAGATGCCGTGAACGGTGCGGGCAGCTACATTGTGCCGCGCCTGCTGGAACAGCTCGGCTGCGAGGTGGTGCGCGTGCATTGTGAACCCGACGGCACGTTCCCGCGCGGTGCGGAACCGATTCCCGAGAACCTGGGTGACCTGCGCGATGCCGTAAAGAAGAACGGTTGCGCGCTCGGATTTGCGGTGGACCCGGATGCCGACCGCTGCGCCCTCGTGGACGGTTTAGGACAAAGTATCGGCGAGGAATACACGCTTGCGATTGCGACTGAAGAAGTGCTGAGCCAGAAGAAGGGAAGCGTTTGCGTGAACCTTTCTACGAGCCGCATGAACGAAGATGTTGCCACGAAGTACGGCTGCGAATTCAGCCGCGCGAAGGTGGGCGAGATCAACGTGAGCCTGCAGATGATCGAAAACGGCTGCATCATCGGCGGCGAGGGCAACGGCGGCGTGATTCTGCCGGCGCTCCACTACGGGCGTGATTCCCTTGTGGCGGCGGCGCTGGTGCTCAGCTGGATGGCGCATCATGACGGCGGCCCCGAGAAGTTTGTGGCTGAAAACCCCGCCTACGTGATGCCGAAGAAGAAGTTCGAACTCGGCGACAAGAAGGTGGCGGATATCCTCCCGAAGGTGAAGGCGGAATTTGCCGGCTGGAAGAGCGACGAACGCGATGGCCTGTGGCTCGGGAGCGAAAAGTCCTGGGTGCACGTGCGCGCGAGCAATACGGAGCCGGTGATTCGCGTGATTGCGGAGGCGCCGACTGCCGCAGAGGCCGAAGCCCTCTGCGCGAAGGTGGAAAAACTTATCTAG
- a CDS encoding fibro-slime domain-containing protein produces the protein MKRACLGVFFLLLCGQIAWADLILHFQSPWRGDATRSEYVPHVLGGAGGDYNPHFDANSSTMMKSDGDGWFTYTWVGKTLADFQDWMSFNIKACPNTADNNFNNNNCVAWNAGDFKMGEFFGSETELWLYTEADGTYEKSFMAPGSKIVWFKSPWGNKALPQMIFGADSVLMRFIPGDASKCGWFYGSVTPAMMAANPIQSAYFVRYKAPWYTFPADSAAVVELAAALAAADTVFVDGTADAPEVTLEIGSKGECFDPTRVLHVYHPWRTNTSYRDSAFYISVDNNIMNQPTPLTAEGEYKYWRHISFDDSLVSSPKWNSTWAWVQFYRGQNEWPQHKYFDDAERPLATDLFPAGIYETWMFASTSLHVKDFVYYPPEPKVVRLLSPWDDMSPSMFVVSMDDTVKMGPLPMDRQKDTCGWYEGTYYKHVDDWGVYFKQTFGMDYYSMGGIAVEGKDLGEAVHLDSVLKVRDTVWVHPYPVSSSAPLLDVAFPNHLGRCPEMKISAMVVDWAGESYADAIDVDFGNIYNGNPYTSVWGLNQNGEMDTLKTCGGHVLGMVQDKLVNGLPARVDSLVYPWNQCSAAHEIEKWFVPQVVATDAAGKEYTNATCRDIDLTLDEEGFWLADFTNENDCNDTLNPGFYPIDDFEYLDSAKTVKNPKFDWNVSGCRHNYSFAMKISAQFQYIPGQYFEFRGDDDVWVFIDNRLAVDIGGCHNPVEGAVNLDTMGLEEGKIYPFHIFFSERNATGSNFKMRTSINLQTEKRYFPVEQHTDDGTIEYVILQILTEENLTCDISSVGKVDTTLAESSFILYGQTALQQGEALKPGVNYGGITINENMAGFVIDTAAIVRARALPPGMYMLDFYLVADPSQRSQVYFEVPEYPLPDIAFADAAGEPFDPAGYNLLMERMGQPGDNGSKDTLMAFVSYPVTIMVTYIGQVCADCIVTVDLTTADSLSFLDANGQPITSVTTDSTGYATFYVMGYAAVNDASFTVSGGEVANKLVWGGINLMEPPVPFASKGYMYDRDGDGMPDSLHIPFSDKLDSDVPDTLAWSFGDSTWRTTTTVDAVRGLIQNESDIVIVGDPLLERVFTGGNKEIYQGGLHYHYTYWDEDKGDSISLAMNGVIEDKVGPVLMSAIVTPGTDKLTTLTLLLSEGTLDTNLAAADMFSFKIWRMGAEASLQAVTPKVTHMQNGVRYDLYYYGDETMVLPAVGDSVRLMPGVLRDLNGNVPHFENPWVRIIGGQRLLVEDAGLVTLTEERALETFAWQEGVKPIVVDPEMSLKDAIEQHGLPGQLLNYDMQELALTAGDSVSIDSIRIVWEVSYFSSLGQFVNRAKGSVACSDADIFGGDCRKNPGKVFLAWNARSDKGRLVGTGAYISKLKWKVMAGPEKVGSRDDTFTLGVRRGK, from the coding sequence ATGAAACGCGCGTGTTTGGGTGTATTCTTTTTGCTGTTGTGCGGGCAAATTGCCTGGGCCGACCTTATTCTGCATTTTCAGTCGCCGTGGCGCGGCGATGCGACCCGCAGCGAATATGTGCCGCATGTTCTGGGTGGTGCGGGTGGCGACTACAACCCGCATTTTGACGCAAATTCCTCGACGATGATGAAGAGCGATGGCGACGGCTGGTTCACCTACACGTGGGTGGGCAAGACGCTCGCCGATTTCCAGGACTGGATGAGCTTCAACATCAAGGCCTGCCCGAATACTGCCGATAACAACTTCAATAACAACAACTGCGTCGCCTGGAATGCTGGCGATTTCAAGATGGGCGAGTTCTTTGGCTCGGAGACGGAGCTCTGGCTGTACACGGAGGCCGACGGTACCTACGAGAAGTCGTTCATGGCTCCGGGCTCGAAAATCGTGTGGTTCAAGAGCCCGTGGGGCAACAAGGCCCTGCCCCAGATGATTTTCGGGGCGGATTCCGTGCTGATGCGGTTCATTCCCGGCGATGCCTCGAAGTGCGGGTGGTTCTACGGCTCGGTTACGCCCGCGATGATGGCGGCGAACCCGATACAGAGCGCTTACTTTGTCCGCTACAAGGCCCCGTGGTATACATTCCCGGCAGACAGTGCCGCCGTCGTGGAACTTGCTGCGGCACTTGCGGCCGCCGACACGGTGTTTGTCGACGGGACGGCGGACGCACCCGAGGTGACGCTTGAAATCGGGAGCAAGGGCGAATGCTTTGACCCGACGCGGGTACTTCACGTTTATCACCCGTGGCGCACCAACACGAGTTACCGCGACAGCGCCTTCTACATCTCGGTGGACAACAACATCATGAACCAGCCGACTCCGCTCACGGCTGAGGGCGAATACAAGTACTGGCGGCATATCAGTTTTGACGATTCGCTGGTGAGTTCGCCGAAGTGGAATTCGACGTGGGCGTGGGTGCAGTTCTATCGCGGGCAGAACGAGTGGCCGCAGCACAAGTATTTTGACGATGCGGAGCGCCCGCTGGCCACGGACCTGTTCCCTGCCGGCATTTACGAGACGTGGATGTTCGCGAGCACGTCGTTGCATGTAAAGGATTTTGTGTATTACCCGCCGGAGCCGAAGGTAGTGCGTTTGCTGAGCCCGTGGGACGACATGTCGCCTTCGATGTTCGTAGTTTCAATGGACGATACGGTAAAGATGGGCCCGCTGCCGATGGACCGCCAGAAGGATACGTGCGGCTGGTACGAGGGTACCTACTACAAGCATGTGGATGACTGGGGCGTCTATTTTAAGCAGACGTTCGGCATGGATTATTACAGCATGGGCGGCATCGCAGTCGAGGGCAAGGACCTGGGCGAGGCGGTGCATCTTGACTCGGTGCTGAAGGTGCGCGATACGGTGTGGGTGCACCCTTACCCGGTTTCGAGCAGTGCCCCGCTGCTGGACGTGGCGTTCCCGAACCACCTGGGACGATGCCCCGAGATGAAGATTTCGGCGATGGTGGTGGACTGGGCCGGAGAATCGTATGCGGACGCGATTGACGTGGATTTCGGCAACATCTACAACGGCAACCCCTATACGTCGGTGTGGGGGCTTAACCAGAATGGCGAAATGGATACGCTCAAGACATGCGGCGGGCACGTGCTGGGGATGGTTCAGGATAAACTAGTAAACGGCTTGCCTGCGCGCGTGGATTCGTTAGTTTATCCGTGGAACCAGTGTTCCGCGGCGCACGAGATCGAGAAATGGTTCGTGCCGCAGGTGGTGGCGACCGATGCCGCGGGCAAGGAATACACGAATGCGACTTGCCGCGATATTGATTTGACGCTCGACGAGGAAGGGTTCTGGCTTGCGGACTTTACGAACGAGAACGACTGCAACGACACGCTGAACCCGGGATTCTACCCGATTGACGATTTCGAGTACCTGGATTCCGCGAAGACGGTGAAGAACCCGAAATTCGACTGGAACGTGAGCGGCTGCAGGCACAACTACAGCTTCGCGATGAAGATTTCGGCGCAGTTCCAGTACATTCCGGGGCAGTACTTTGAGTTCCGCGGTGACGATGACGTGTGGGTGTTTATCGACAATCGCCTTGCGGTGGATATCGGCGGGTGCCACAACCCGGTAGAAGGCGCGGTGAACCTCGATACGATGGGGCTCGAGGAAGGCAAGATCTATCCGTTCCATATTTTCTTCTCGGAAAGGAACGCGACGGGTTCGAACTTCAAGATGCGTACCTCCATCAACCTGCAGACGGAAAAGCGCTACTTCCCGGTGGAGCAGCATACGGATGACGGGACCATCGAGTACGTGATTCTGCAGATTCTTACGGAAGAGAACCTCACCTGCGACATTTCGAGCGTGGGCAAGGTGGATACGACGCTTGCGGAATCCTCCTTCATTCTTTACGGGCAGACGGCGCTCCAGCAGGGAGAGGCGTTGAAGCCGGGCGTGAACTACGGGGGCATTACCATCAACGAGAACATGGCGGGCTTTGTTATCGATACGGCGGCGATTGTGCGTGCGCGTGCGCTCCCGCCGGGAATGTACATGCTCGATTTTTACCTGGTGGCGGACCCCTCGCAGCGTTCGCAGGTGTATTTTGAGGTACCGGAATACCCGCTCCCGGATATCGCGTTTGCGGATGCGGCGGGCGAACCGTTCGACCCTGCGGGCTACAACCTGCTGATGGAACGCATGGGCCAGCCCGGGGATAACGGCTCGAAGGATACGCTGATGGCGTTCGTCTCTTACCCGGTGACCATCATGGTGACATATATCGGGCAGGTATGCGCGGATTGCATTGTGACTGTTGACCTCACGACTGCGGATTCGCTCTCGTTCCTGGATGCGAACGGACAGCCGATTACTAGCGTCACGACGGATTCTACAGGATATGCGACGTTCTACGTGATGGGATATGCGGCTGTGAACGATGCCTCGTTTACGGTTTCGGGTGGCGAGGTTGCGAATAAGTTGGTCTGGGGTGGCATAAACCTGATGGAACCGCCTGTGCCGTTTGCGAGCAAGGGCTACATGTACGACCGCGATGGCGACGGCATGCCCGATAGCCTGCATATTCCGTTCAGCGACAAGCTCGATAGCGATGTGCCCGATACGCTCGCGTGGTCGTTTGGCGATTCTACGTGGAGGACGACAACGACGGTTGATGCGGTGCGCGGCCTGATACAGAACGAGTCGGATATCGTGATTGTGGGCGACCCGCTGCTGGAGCGCGTATTTACCGGCGGGAACAAGGAAATCTACCAGGGAGGCCTGCATTACCACTACACCTACTGGGACGAGGACAAGGGCGACTCGATTTCGCTTGCGATGAACGGCGTGATAGAGGATAAGGTGGGCCCGGTACTCATGAGCGCCATCGTGACTCCGGGTACGGACAAGCTCACGACGCTTACGCTGTTGCTGAGCGAAGGGACGCTCGACACTAACCTCGCTGCGGCCGACATGTTCAGTTTCAAGATATGGCGCATGGGTGCGGAAGCGTCACTGCAGGCGGTGACCCCGAAGGTGACCCACATGCAGAACGGCGTGCGGTACGACCTGTACTATTACGGCGACGAGACGATGGTCTTGCCCGCGGTGGGCGATTCGGTGCGGCTTATGCCGGGCGTGTTGCGCGACCTGAACGGCAACGTGCCGCATTTTGAAAACCCGTGGGTGCGAATCATCGGCGGGCAGCGCCTGCTGGTGGAGGATGCGGGCCTGGTGACCCTCACGGAAGAACGCGCGCTTGAAACGTTTGCCTGGCAGGAAGGCGTGAAGCCCATAGTTGTTGACCCGGAGATGTCGCTGAAGGATGCCATCGAACAGCACGGGCTCCCGGGCCAGCTGCTGAACTACGACATGCAGGAACTGGCGCTCACTGCGGGCGATTCCGTGTCGATTGATTCCATACGCATCGTGTGGGAGGTGAGTTACTTCTCGAGCCTCGGGCAGTTCGTGAACCGGGCGAAGGGTTCCGTGGCTTGTTCCGATGCGGATATCTTTGGCGGGGACTGTCGGAAAAATCCGGGCAAGGTGTTCCTCGCGTGGAATGCACGTAGCGACAAGGGAAGGCTCGTGGGTACGGGCGCGTACATCTCGAAACTCAAGTGGAAGGTAATGGCTGGTCCCGAAAAGGTGGGCAGTCGCGACGATACGTTTACGCTGGGCGTGAGACGCGGGAAATAA
- a CDS encoding ABC-F family ATP-binding cassette domain-containing protein, producing MIQIQNVSKSFGVQVLLDGASLLVGDHERVGLVGRNGCGKSTLFKMILGQECLDGGSIDIPKKYTLGYLQQHLNFTHATVHEEACSVLKPNEDGWLEEHKVEAILFGLGFDEESMHKSPSLLSGGFQIRLNLAKVLASEPDMLLLDEPTNYLDIVSMRWLSRFLRSWKGEVLLITHDHHFMDEVCTHTAGIFRHKIRKVKGTVEKLRETVAEEEEVAQRTQENEAKKKEQLEKVIERFRYKAAKAAMVQSKIKAAAKLATGERLTHERNLEFSFTEAGFPGKRMLQIKGLSFAYPNKGEDGTVQGMGPELITDLTMEVFKGDRIAVIGPNGRGKTTLLNLIAKELQPTAGEITYNPNLQINYFGQTNINRLNLDNTVEEEIASAIEEVSQKSRARGLAGLMMFSGDNALKKVKVLSGGERSRVLLGKILASPCNMLLLDEPTNHLDMESIESLIDALEDYEGTALVVTHDEELLHAFATRLVVFDGGTCRIFEGTYADFLEKVGWASEKKPGGANSANIKVSNIDVNSDSGTSRADNAAPAGNANATPRAKEDRKARADYIAERSKVIKPLEKKLAKIEEDIAKAEALGGELEAKLVTASESGDGNAITAIAKDMDNNKNLVDSLYAEWERTSAELEAAKDKYPI from the coding sequence GTGATCCAGATTCAGAACGTTTCCAAATCATTCGGCGTGCAAGTTTTGCTCGATGGCGCGAGCCTGCTCGTGGGCGACCATGAGCGCGTTGGGCTCGTAGGCCGTAACGGTTGCGGCAAGTCCACACTGTTCAAGATGATTCTCGGGCAGGAATGCCTCGACGGCGGTTCCATTGACATTCCCAAGAAATACACGCTGGGCTACCTGCAGCAGCACCTGAACTTCACGCACGCAACCGTGCACGAAGAGGCCTGCAGCGTCCTGAAACCCAACGAAGACGGCTGGCTGGAAGAACACAAGGTGGAGGCAATCCTGTTCGGTCTCGGGTTCGACGAGGAATCCATGCACAAGAGCCCCTCGCTCCTCTCGGGCGGTTTCCAGATTCGCCTGAACCTCGCGAAAGTCCTCGCAAGCGAGCCCGACATGCTCCTGCTCGACGAACCGACAAACTACCTCGACATCGTGTCGATGCGTTGGCTCAGCCGTTTCTTGCGCAGCTGGAAGGGCGAAGTGCTCCTGATAACGCACGACCACCATTTTATGGACGAGGTCTGCACGCACACCGCCGGGATTTTCCGCCACAAGATCCGCAAGGTGAAGGGCACGGTAGAAAAGCTCCGCGAAACGGTGGCCGAAGAAGAGGAAGTCGCGCAGCGCACGCAGGAGAACGAAGCGAAGAAAAAGGAACAGCTCGAGAAGGTTATCGAGCGCTTCCGCTACAAGGCCGCGAAGGCCGCGATGGTGCAGTCCAAGATAAAGGCCGCCGCAAAGCTTGCCACGGGCGAGCGCCTCACGCACGAACGCAATCTGGAATTCAGCTTTACCGAGGCAGGTTTCCCCGGCAAGAGAATGCTCCAAATCAAGGGGCTCTCGTTCGCGTACCCGAACAAGGGCGAAGACGGCACCGTGCAGGGAATGGGCCCCGAGCTCATTACCGACTTGACGATGGAAGTCTTCAAGGGCGACCGCATCGCAGTCATCGGCCCGAACGGCCGCGGTAAAACGACGCTGCTGAACCTGATAGCAAAGGAACTGCAGCCGACCGCAGGCGAAATCACCTACAATCCGAACTTACAGATAAACTATTTCGGACAGACGAATATCAACCGCCTGAACCTCGACAACACCGTCGAAGAAGAAATTGCATCGGCGATTGAAGAAGTATCGCAGAAGAGCCGCGCCCGCGGGCTTGCGGGCCTCATGATGTTCAGTGGCGACAATGCGCTCAAGAAGGTGAAGGTACTCTCCGGTGGCGAAAGGAGCCGCGTGCTCCTCGGGAAGATTCTCGCGAGCCCCTGCAACATGCTGCTGCTCGACGAACCCACGAACCACCTCGACATGGAAAGCATCGAGAGCCTCATCGACGCGCTCGAAGACTACGAAGGCACCGCGCTGGTGGTTACCCACGACGAGGAACTCCTGCACGCGTTCGCCACAAGGCTCGTGGTATTCGACGGCGGAACCTGCCGCATATTCGAGGGCACGTACGCTGACTTCCTCGAGAAGGTGGGCTGGGCATCCGAAAAGAAGCCCGGCGGAGCAAACTCCGCGAACATCAAGGTATCGAACATCGACGTGAATAGCGACTCGGGAACAAGCCGCGCAGATAACGCCGCCCCCGCAGGCAACGCAAATGCAACGCCCCGCGCAAAGGAAGACCGCAAGGCCCGCGCCGACTACATCGCCGAACGCAGCAAGGTCATCAAGCCGCTCGAAAAGAAACTTGCAAAAATCGAGGAAGATATCGCGAAGGCCGAAGCCCTCGGCGGCGAACTCGAGGCAAAACTCGTGACCGCCTCGGAAAGCGGCGACGGAAACGCCATCACCGCCATCGCCAAAGACATGGACAACAACAAGAACCTTGTCGACAGCCTCTACGCGGAATGGGAACGGACCAGCGCCGAACTCGAAGCCGCGAAGGACAAATACCCGATTTAG
- a CDS encoding alpha/beta hydrolase codes for MMKKYLKLYVAVLVVSLVSIFEIQLSKTAVYEEESLDSGIKVLAQMQDLRESYANASVDSSLGTPFRRYAMHTMPVYGKEFHSTLIEYPYGSSKRTDSLAAKPAHGIILYVHGYNDYFFQRELAEKADSAGYAFFAIDLHYCGRSFMPGDARGDMRNMREFFAELDYAVELARVITKERADSLPMVLMGHSQGGLLAAFYADHRPEEKFAALVLNSPFFDFNFNWLVRNLAIPVVSEIAILLPDFSIGSSGNPNYAYSLDKKYYGEWLYNTEWKSESRPEQFLGWVRAIHKAQQELHRGFHINSPTLVMHGDCTEKSEEWSENYMHCDGVLDVEHIEKWAPKVGPNVKTETVAGGLHDLFLSRKAVRDEAYAKAFRFIDESL; via the coding sequence ATGATGAAAAAGTATTTAAAGTTGTATGTCGCTGTTCTAGTTGTTTCTCTGGTATCCATATTCGAGATTCAGCTTAGCAAGACTGCTGTTTACGAAGAGGAATCTCTCGATTCCGGTATCAAGGTGCTGGCGCAAATGCAGGACTTGCGGGAATCGTATGCGAATGCTTCCGTGGATAGCTCGCTGGGTACTCCTTTTCGTCGGTATGCAATGCACACGATGCCTGTTTACGGGAAGGAGTTTCACTCGACGCTCATAGAATATCCTTATGGAAGTTCCAAGCGCACGGATTCACTTGCGGCAAAGCCTGCACATGGCATTATCTTGTATGTACACGGTTACAACGATTACTTTTTCCAGAGGGAACTTGCCGAGAAGGCGGATTCGGCGGGCTACGCCTTCTTTGCGATAGACCTGCACTATTGCGGGCGTTCGTTTATGCCCGGCGATGCTCGTGGCGACATGCGGAATATGCGCGAGTTCTTTGCGGAACTTGACTATGCCGTGGAACTTGCCCGCGTCATAACGAAGGAACGTGCGGATTCGCTCCCGATGGTCTTGATGGGGCATTCACAGGGCGGCTTGCTGGCGGCATTCTATGCGGACCATCGTCCGGAAGAGAAGTTCGCGGCGCTTGTCCTGAACAGTCCGTTTTTCGATTTCAACTTCAATTGGCTCGTGCGCAATCTCGCGATTCCTGTTGTTTCGGAAATAGCGATACTCCTGCCGGATTTTTCGATTGGTTCGAGCGGGAACCCGAATTACGCCTATTCACTTGACAAGAAATATTACGGCGAGTGGCTGTACAATACGGAATGGAAAAGCGAAAGCCGTCCGGAACAGTTTCTGGGTTGGGTACGTGCGATTCACAAGGCGCAACAGGAACTGCACAGGGGATTCCATATAAATTCACCGACGCTCGTGATGCACGGCGACTGCACCGAGAAGAGCGAGGAATGGTCCGAGAACTACATGCACTGCGACGGCGTGCTCGACGTGGAACATATCGAAAAGTGGGCGCCGAAAGTCGGGCCGAACGTGAAGACGGAAACGGTAGCGGGCGGCCTGCACGATTTGTTCCTCTCGCGCAAGGCGGTTCGCGACGAGGCGTACGCGAAGGCGTTCCGGTTTATCGATGAGAGCCTGTAA
- a CDS encoding putative transporter translates to MNWLIDLFTKPSVAQQVIAIALTAALGLMLGKVKVKGISLGGAGALFVGIGLGHIGLRVDGNVLHFIQEFGLILFVYTIGMQVGPGFMDSIRRHGLVLNVLSTSIVLLGVVVTLCLYFFTDMHSNVPVLIGMLCGAVTNTPSLGAANSAFAAAGVDTSLTGIGYAVAYPFGVIGIILVMLLVRIVFRQNPDKAAKDYAADIAASTKEIESCSLTVDNQNLFGTMLKDIPDLISSGVVVTRLMRGSDIFTPNGKTILQEGDKVHIVGMPDAVASMEKIIGRRLEKPITKETAADGSSAILVKTVLVTNKKVLGKTIGALALAERYGVNVSRVVRSGFKFTGRLDLRIKFADKLRLVGTQEGIEAAAKELGNSLTALDHPEILPAFLGILLGVIAGSIPIAIPGMPTPLKLGLAGGPLIVAILLSRKRKIGPLNFFMANSANLMLREFGLTLFLSCVGLNAGIKFFDVLLNGDGVYYMGLAALITFIPLAIVATVGHLAFKVNYLSLCGVLAGATTDPPALAFANSQADSEAVNIGYASVYPLTMLLRILSGQVLAILLMSAV, encoded by the coding sequence ATGAACTGGCTCATCGACTTATTCACAAAACCCTCCGTCGCGCAACAGGTCATCGCCATCGCGCTTACCGCGGCTCTCGGGCTCATGCTCGGCAAGGTCAAGGTCAAGGGAATAAGCCTCGGGGGTGCAGGCGCACTTTTCGTGGGCATCGGCCTCGGGCACATCGGCCTGCGCGTCGACGGCAACGTGCTGCACTTTATCCAGGAATTCGGCCTGATACTTTTCGTGTACACCATCGGCATGCAGGTGGGCCCGGGATTCATGGATTCCATCCGCAGGCACGGCCTCGTGCTCAACGTACTCTCGACCAGCATCGTGCTCCTCGGCGTGGTGGTAACGCTCTGCCTGTACTTCTTTACCGACATGCACAGCAATGTGCCGGTACTCATCGGCATGCTCTGCGGCGCCGTCACGAACACGCCCTCCCTCGGAGCCGCGAACTCCGCATTTGCCGCGGCCGGCGTGGACACCTCCCTTACGGGCATCGGGTACGCCGTTGCCTACCCCTTCGGCGTCATCGGCATCATCCTCGTGATGCTCCTCGTGCGCATCGTCTTCAGGCAGAACCCGGACAAGGCCGCCAAGGATTACGCCGCAGATATCGCGGCGAGCACCAAGGAAATCGAATCGTGCAGCCTCACTGTCGATAACCAGAATCTCTTCGGAACCATGCTGAAAGATATCCCGGACCTGATTTCGAGCGGCGTCGTTGTCACGCGACTGATGCGCGGCAGCGATATCTTCACGCCGAACGGGAAGACCATATTGCAGGAAGGCGACAAGGTGCATATCGTGGGCATGCCCGATGCAGTCGCCAGCATGGAAAAGATTATCGGCAGGCGCCTCGAGAAGCCCATTACTAAGGAAACCGCTGCAGATGGCTCGAGCGCCATCTTGGTTAAGACGGTGCTTGTCACGAACAAGAAGGTACTGGGCAAGACCATCGGCGCGCTTGCCCTCGCCGAACGCTACGGCGTCAACGTGAGCCGCGTTGTCCGCAGCGGCTTCAAGTTCACCGGCCGCCTCGATCTCCGCATCAAGTTTGCAGACAAGTTAAGGCTCGTCGGAACGCAAGAAGGTATCGAGGCCGCCGCCAAGGAACTCGGGAACTCGCTCACCGCGCTCGACCATCCCGAAATCCTGCCCGCGTTCCTCGGGATCCTTCTCGGCGTCATCGCCGGAAGCATCCCCATCGCCATCCCCGGAATGCCCACGCCGCTCAAGCTCGGGCTTGCAGGCGGCCCGCTCATCGTCGCAATCCTCCTGAGCCGCAAGCGCAAAATCGGCCCGCTCAACTTCTTCATGGCGAACAGCGCGAACCTCATGCTCCGCGAATTCGGGCTCACGCTCTTCCTCAGCTGCGTGGGGCTCAATGCGGGCATCAAGTTCTTCGACGTGCTCCTGAACGGCGACGGCGTCTACTACATGGGGCTGGCCGCACTCATCACGTTCATCCCGCTCGCCATCGTCGCGACCGTCGGGCACCTCGCATTCAAGGTGAACTACCTCTCGCTCTGCGGCGTGCTCGCAGGTGCCACCACCGACCCGCCCGCCCTCGCCTTCGCGAACAGCCAGGCCGACAGCGAAGCCGTGAACATCGGGTACGCCTCCGTCTACCCGCTCACCATGCTGCTCCGCATCCTGAGCGGCCAGGTACTCGCCATACTGCTGATGTCGGCGGTGTAA
- a CDS encoding cupin domain-containing protein: MIIDLKGMETTVLPNFKGGEKEYKAKMYFDGTTRIMHGTLEQGASIGYHKHETNSEIMFFVAGRGKVLFDDGVEYVEAGQCHFCPKGHSHSLINENEEPLVFYACVPELG; the protein is encoded by the coding sequence ATGATTATCGACCTGAAAGGCATGGAAACGACGGTGCTGCCGAACTTCAAGGGCGGCGAGAAGGAATACAAGGCAAAGATGTACTTTGACGGGACGACCCGCATTATGCACGGGACGCTCGAACAGGGGGCATCCATCGGCTATCACAAGCACGAGACCAACAGCGAAATCATGTTCTTCGTCGCGGGCAGGGGCAAGGTGCTGTTCGACGACGGCGTGGAATATGTCGAGGCTGGCCAGTGCCACTTTTGTCCGAAGGGCCACAGCCACAGTCTGATTAACGAGAACGAGGAACCGCTCGTGTTCTACGCGTGCGTTCCGGAACTTGGATAA